The following proteins are co-located in the Roseovarius arcticus genome:
- a CDS encoding NAD kinase, with protein MTQRIAFLASDVPTAETARAALIARYGDTPEDAADVIVALGGDGFMLHTLHRTQGLNVPVYGMNRGTVGFLMNEYSETGLMERLAEAGEEVLNPLSMRAESADGTQHHALAINEVSLLRGGPQAAQLRISVDGLERLDELVCDGALVSTPAGSTAYNYSAHGPILPIGADVLALTAVAAFRPRRWRGALLPKAAVVRFDIGEPAKRPVMAVADSTPVADVLWVEIRSEPSIAHRILFDPGHGLEERLLREQFV; from the coding sequence ATGACGCAACGCATCGCCTTTCTGGCCAGCGACGTACCAACGGCTGAGACCGCTCGCGCGGCGCTGATCGCGCGATACGGCGACACGCCTGAGGATGCCGCCGACGTTATCGTGGCGCTGGGCGGGGATGGTTTCATGCTGCACACGCTGCACCGAACCCAAGGGCTGAACGTGCCGGTGTATGGCATGAACCGCGGCACCGTCGGCTTCTTAATGAATGAATACAGTGAAACCGGGCTGATGGAGCGGTTGGCCGAGGCCGGCGAGGAGGTGCTGAACCCACTATCGATGCGCGCCGAATCTGCCGATGGCACGCAGCACCACGCTCTGGCGATCAATGAAGTTTCGCTACTACGCGGCGGCCCGCAAGCGGCGCAACTGCGCATTTCAGTCGACGGTCTTGAGCGGCTGGACGAGTTGGTCTGCGACGGCGCGCTGGTTTCCACGCCCGCCGGATCGACGGCGTACAACTACAGCGCGCATGGCCCGATCCTGCCCATCGGTGCAGATGTGCTGGCCTTGACGGCAGTCGCCGCCTTTCGCCCCCGCCGCTGGCGCGGGGCGCTGCTGCCCAAGGCCGCTGTGGTGCGCTTTGATATAGGAGAGCCCGCCAAGCGCCCAGTAATGGCCGTCGCAGATAGCACGCCCGTCGCCGACGTGCTGTGGGTCGAGATCCGGTCTGAGCCAAGTATTGCG
- the glyA gene encoding serine hydroxymethyltransferase, translating to MSDTGFFTQSLADRDPELYASITSELGRQRSEIELIASENIVSAAVMEAQGSVMTNKYAEGYPGRRYYGGCQYVDVAENLAIERACKLFGCGFANVQPNSGSQANQGVMQALLTPGDTILGMSLDAGGHLTHGAKPNQSGKWFNAVQYGVRRDTLDVDYDQMEALAKEHKPKMIIAGGSAIPRQLDFARIREIADMVGAYVLADVAHFAGLIAAGQYPSPFPHAHVATTTTHKTLRGPRGGMILTDDEALAKKFNSAIFPGIQGGPLMHVIAGKAVAFGEALRPEFKGYITQVITNAQALADQLMKGGLDIVTGGTDTHLMLVDLRPKKVTGNIADAALGRAHITCNKNGVPFDPEKPTVTSGLRLGSPAGTTRGFKEAEFRQIADWIVEVVDGLAANGADGNEAVEAKVRGEVAKMCERFPLYPNL from the coding sequence ATGTCCGATACCGGTTTCTTTACTCAGTCCCTCGCAGACCGTGACCCCGAGCTATATGCCTCCATCACCAGTGAACTGGGCCGCCAGCGCAGCGAGATTGAGCTGATCGCCTCTGAAAACATCGTTTCGGCGGCCGTCATGGAGGCCCAAGGGTCGGTCATGACCAACAAATACGCCGAAGGGTATCCAGGCCGGCGCTATTATGGCGGCTGCCAGTATGTCGACGTGGCCGAAAACCTGGCGATTGAGCGGGCATGCAAGCTGTTCGGTTGCGGCTTTGCCAATGTGCAGCCCAATTCGGGTAGCCAGGCCAACCAAGGCGTGATGCAGGCGCTGCTGACGCCCGGCGACACTATCTTGGGGATGAGCCTTGATGCGGGCGGGCACCTGACCCACGGCGCCAAACCTAACCAATCGGGCAAATGGTTTAACGCCGTCCAGTATGGCGTGCGGCGCGATACACTGGACGTCGACTACGATCAGATGGAGGCGCTCGCAAAGGAGCATAAGCCCAAGATGATCATTGCTGGCGGCAGCGCCATCCCTCGCCAACTGGATTTTGCCCGCATCCGCGAGATCGCCGATATGGTCGGTGCCTACGTGCTGGCAGATGTCGCGCATTTCGCCGGCCTGATTGCAGCAGGCCAATACCCCTCGCCGTTCCCGCATGCGCATGTCGCAACGACCACCACGCACAAGACGCTGCGCGGCCCGCGCGGTGGCATGATCCTGACCGATGACGAGGCGCTGGCCAAGAAGTTCAATTCTGCCATTTTCCCCGGTATTCAGGGCGGCCCCCTGATGCACGTGATCGCGGGCAAGGCTGTCGCCTTTGGCGAAGCGCTGCGGCCAGAGTTCAAGGGCTACATCACTCAGGTCATCACGAACGCGCAGGCTCTGGCAGATCAGCTGATGAAGGGCGGCCTCGACATCGTCACTGGCGGCACTGATACGCATTTAATGCTGGTTGATTTGCGCCCCAAAAAAGTGACCGGAAATATCGCCGACGCCGCATTGGGCCGCGCGCATATTACTTGCAACAAAAACGGCGTGCCGTTCGATCCCGAAAAGCCGACCGTCACCAGCGGCCTGCGTTTGGGCAGCCCGGCAGGCACGACACGCGGCTTCAAGGAGGCCGAGTTCCGCCAGATCGCCGACTGGATCGTCGAAGTAGTCGATGGGCTGGCTGCAAATGGCGCCGACGGCAACGAGGCGGTCGAGGCTAAGGTGCGCGGCGAAGTTGCAAAAATGTGCGAGCGCTTCCCGCTTTATCCCAACCTATAA
- a CDS encoding alpha/beta fold hydrolase, translated as MLNMIDHGTRTDAPTLLIAHGLYGSARNWGVIAKRLSGTRRVVAVDMRNHGESAWQPTHSYADLAGDLAEVCEALDGPVDVLGHSMGGKAAMMLTLTQGNLVNRLIVADIAPVTYSHSQIKYIDAMRAADLSRIERRSDAAPQLEAAVDDPALVPFFLQSLDVSGRRWRLNLDVLAKEMPQIIGFPKVRGQYDGPTLFLSGEKSDYVLPEHREVIKPLFPKARFMALKGAGHWLHAQEPRAFVDVVGGWLERA; from the coding sequence ATGTTGAACATGATTGACCATGGCACCCGTACGGATGCGCCCACATTGCTGATCGCGCACGGTCTCTACGGCTCCGCGCGGAACTGGGGCGTCATCGCCAAACGGCTGTCGGGAACCCGCCGCGTCGTGGCCGTGGACATGCGCAATCATGGGGAAAGCGCGTGGCAGCCCACCCACAGCTATGCCGATCTGGCCGGCGACCTGGCAGAGGTGTGCGAGGCGCTGGACGGTCCCGTCGACGTGCTGGGCCACTCAATGGGCGGCAAGGCGGCGATGATGCTGACGCTGACGCAGGGCAATCTGGTGAACCGTCTGATTGTCGCCGACATCGCGCCGGTCACGTATTCTCATAGCCAGATCAAATACATAGACGCCATGCGCGCCGCCGACCTCAGCAGGATCGAGCGCCGCAGTGACGCCGCGCCCCAGCTAGAGGCAGCAGTGGACGACCCGGCGCTGGTCCCGTTCTTCCTGCAATCGCTGGACGTGTCCGGGCGGCGCTGGCGTTTGAACTTAGATGTTCTGGCAAAGGAGATGCCGCAGATTATCGGATTTCCCAAAGTACGCGGGCAGTATGACGGCCCCACCCTGTTTCTATCGGGCGAGAAGTCAGACTACGTGCTGCCCGAGCACCGCGAGGTGATCAAGCCGCTGTTCCCCAAAGCGCGGTTTATGGCGCTGAAGGGGGCCGGGCATTGGCTTCATGCGCAGGAGCCGCGGGCATTTGTGGATGTGGTGGGCGGGTGGTTGGAGCGCGCATAA
- a CDS encoding thermonuclease family protein: MSIILKFRARNRVVRHDPPQRRCPIPNPRSRQREPKQDRKPHLLSVLMISLVATGLGVLELEDNYHRSGANTGTARYHAPMPRSLNGGNAWNRIGGGFAGVASQTITGQVTHVRDGDTFVIGSTPIRIANLNCAESGTLAGDQATQRARLVVAGQIVTCRLNTQKSYDRLIGKCSLVGGRDFGQIMIAESSCRPN, translated from the coding sequence ATGTCTATTATCCTGAAATTCAGAGCGCGCAATCGGGTGGTGCGCCATGATCCGCCTCAACGGCGTTGCCCCATACCGAACCCGCGCAGTCGCCAACGTGAACCGAAGCAGGATCGGAAGCCGCATCTTCTCAGTGTGTTGATGATCAGTTTAGTCGCGACTGGCTTAGGCGTATTGGAACTGGAGGACAATTATCACCGCTCAGGCGCTAATACCGGCACCGCGCGATACCACGCCCCCATGCCTCGCAGCTTGAATGGTGGTAATGCATGGAACCGTATCGGCGGGGGATTTGCCGGAGTGGCAAGCCAGACCATCACAGGACAGGTCACCCATGTGCGTGACGGCGATACGTTCGTAATCGGCTCGACACCTATCCGCATCGCCAACCTGAATTGCGCTGAAAGTGGTACATTGGCAGGCGATCAAGCAACGCAGCGCGCCCGTCTGGTCGTGGCGGGGCAGATAGTGACGTGCCGATTGAACACTCAGAAGTCCTATGACCGACTAATTGGGAAATGCAGCTTAGTCGGCGGACGCGATTTCGGTCAGATCATGATTGCTGAAAGCAGTTGCCGCCCGAACTAA
- the thyX gene encoding FAD-dependent thymidylate synthase gives MPLTPQQTAEIEAQRAQPQTTLRATATGMEAHLYTAYPVLDHGFIRVIDYMGDDAAITQAARVSYGKGTKSVQNDEGLIRYLMRHWHSTPFEMCEIKLHVKLPVFVARQWIRHRTANVNEYSARYSILDREFYIPAPDNLNAQSVINNQGRGEVLEGEEAQRVLKYLTDDAMRAYDHYEEMISDEGQQGLARELARMNLPANIYTQWYWKVDLHNLLHFLRLRSDAHAQYEIRVYAEEMCKIVADWVPFAYRAFEDYRMGGAQMSSTALECVRRMLKGEEVTQENSGMSKGEWREFEGVLSDPS, from the coding sequence ATGCCCCTCACTCCCCAGCAGACCGCCGAAATTGAGGCGCAGCGCGCCCAACCGCAGACAACGCTGCGCGCCACGGCAACGGGGATGGAGGCGCATCTATACACCGCCTATCCGGTGCTGGATCACGGTTTTATCCGCGTTATCGACTATATGGGCGACGATGCCGCCATCACGCAGGCGGCGCGCGTCAGCTATGGCAAGGGCACGAAATCGGTCCAAAACGACGAGGGGCTGATCCGCTATCTGATGCGTCACTGGCATTCGACCCCGTTCGAGATGTGCGAGATCAAGCTGCACGTCAAACTGCCCGTGTTTGTTGCCCGCCAGTGGATTCGCCACCGGACGGCCAACGTCAACGAATACTCGGCCCGCTATTCGATCCTAGACCGTGAATTTTATATCCCCGCGCCGGACAATCTGAACGCGCAGTCGGTGATTAACAATCAGGGCCGCGGCGAGGTGCTGGAGGGCGAGGAGGCGCAGCGCGTCCTGAAATACCTGACCGATGACGCGATGCGCGCCTATGACCACTACGAAGAGATGATCTCGGACGAGGGCCAGCAGGGTCTGGCGCGGGAACTGGCGCGCATGAACTTGCCTGCCAACATCTATACGCAGTGGTATTGGAAGGTGGATCTGCACAATCTGCTGCACTTCTTGCGCCTGCGCAGCGATGCCCACGCCCAATACGAGATCCGCGTCTACGCCGAGGAGATGTGCAAGATTGTCGCCGACTGGGTGCCGTTCGCCTACCGCGCCTTTGAGGATTACCGCATGGGCGGCGCGCAGATGTCGTCAACCGCGCTGGAATGCGTGCGCCGGATGTTAAAGGGTGAAGAGGTAACGCAAGAGAATTCAGGGATGAGCAAGGGGGAATGGCGGGAGTTTGAGGGGGTCTTGAGTGATCCCAGCTGA
- a CDS encoding VOC family protein, translating to MTIRYLHTMVRVKDLDKTMAFFRLLGLRETRRMENEGGRFTLVFMAAEGQDECPVELTYNWDGDDKLPDDSRHFGHLAYSVDNIYETCQHLQDNGVTINRPPRDGHMAFVRSPDNISIELLQTGDALDKAEPWASMENTGHW from the coding sequence ATGACGATACGCTATCTGCACACTATGGTCCGGGTAAAGGATCTGGACAAGACCATGGCCTTTTTCCGACTGCTGGGCCTGCGCGAGACGCGCCGGATGGAGAATGAAGGCGGGCGCTTTACTCTCGTTTTCATGGCCGCCGAGGGGCAGGACGAATGCCCTGTCGAGCTGACGTATAACTGGGACGGCGACGACAAACTGCCTGATGACAGCCGCCATTTCGGGCATCTGGCCTATAGCGTCGATAACATTTACGAAACGTGCCAGCATCTGCAAGACAACGGCGTGACCATCAACCGTCCGCCGCGCGATGGGCATATGGCGTTCGTACGAAGCCCCGACAACATCTCGATCGAGTTGCTTCAAACCGGCGACGCGCTGGATAAGGCAGAGCCGTGGGCAAGCATGGAAAACACCGGCCATTGGTAA
- a CDS encoding DUF1194 domain-containing protein gives MGKHGKHRPLVKLRALIRLAAVLALAWGAPAAAQDECRLALVLALDVSASVDAEEYDLQRLGLAAALDAPDVRDAILRGQDGHVALAVFEWSGRFQQSMHVDWTALRSQSDIDRAVLALGNITRSYEGFPTSVGEALGYGASLMRRGPLCDRRVIDISGDGINNYGFAPEYAYRHFPLRDVVVNGLVILGDDPEVEAFYRSEVVHGPGAFVELSAGFSGFRAAMTRKLFREINDLVLGGYGLPRSSPHG, from the coding sequence GTGGGCAAGCATGGAAAACACCGGCCATTGGTAAAACTTCGGGCGTTAATAAGGCTCGCTGCCGTTCTGGCGCTGGCGTGGGGGGCGCCTGCGGCGGCTCAGGATGAGTGCAGGCTTGCGCTGGTTCTGGCACTGGATGTGTCCGCGTCCGTCGATGCGGAAGAGTATGATTTGCAACGTTTAGGCCTTGCAGCGGCGCTGGATGCGCCCGATGTGCGCGATGCGATTCTGCGCGGGCAGGACGGGCATGTCGCGCTTGCGGTGTTCGAATGGTCCGGGCGGTTTCAGCAGTCGATGCATGTGGACTGGACCGCCCTGCGCAGTCAAAGCGACATTGACCGCGCCGTGCTGGCCCTTGGCAATATCACGCGCAGCTACGAGGGGTTCCCCACCTCGGTCGGTGAGGCGCTGGGATATGGCGCATCATTGATGCGGCGCGGGCCTCTTTGCGACAGGCGGGTTATCGACATCTCTGGCGATGGCATTAACAACTACGGATTTGCGCCGGAATATGCCTATCGCCATTTCCCACTGCGCGATGTGGTGGTCAACGGCCTCGTCATCCTCGGCGACGATCCGGAGGTCGAGGCGTTCTATCGCAGCGAGGTGGTGCATGGCCCAGGCGCCTTTGTCGAGCTCTCCGCCGGATTTTCCGGATTCCGAGCGGCCATGACCCGGAAGCTGTTTCGCGAGATTAACGATCTGGTGCTAGGCGGGTATGGATTGCCGCGATCGTCCCCGCATGGCTAG
- a CDS encoding DUF1194 domain-containing protein: MLGAAPAQSACRLALALGLDVSGSVDALEYRLQLDGVAAALEHPETQAALFDMPGATVALAVYQWGAPDQQYVLVGWTDLTGPVQLQQVIRQLRGANLRFDDPYTGLGAAMQFGASLLAQRNDCWSHTLDISGDGPSNSGPHPGTINLGMSPEITINALVINPGGRDNVTKDLTHTRTLLDHYRVHVLRGPGAFSETAQDFEDFRAAMTRKLLRELRPPTLSQLDADG, from the coding sequence ATGCTAGGCGCGGCCCCGGCGCAGAGCGCGTGCCGTCTTGCACTGGCACTGGGCCTCGACGTCTCAGGCTCGGTCGATGCGCTGGAGTACCGCTTGCAGCTAGACGGCGTGGCAGCGGCGCTGGAGCATCCTGAAACGCAAGCCGCGCTGTTCGATATGCCCGGCGCCACGGTCGCGCTGGCGGTCTATCAATGGGGCGCGCCTGACCAGCAATATGTGCTGGTGGGCTGGACTGATCTGACCGGCCCGGTCCAATTGCAGCAAGTGATCCGCCAGCTACGCGGTGCAAATCTGCGCTTCGACGATCCTTACACGGGGCTGGGCGCGGCAATGCAATTTGGGGCCAGCTTGTTGGCTCAAAGGAACGATTGTTGGAGCCATACCCTTGATATTTCAGGCGACGGGCCGTCGAATTCAGGCCCGCACCCCGGCACGATCAACTTGGGGATGTCGCCCGAGATTACCATAAACGCACTCGTGATAAATCCCGGCGGCCGCGACAATGTAACCAAAGACCTGACCCATACGCGAACGCTGCTGGATCATTACCGCGTCCACGTCTTGCGCGGTCCCGGCGCATTTTCCGAGACCGCGCAAGACTTCGAGGATTTTCGAGCCGCGATGACACGCAAGCTGCTGCGCGAACTGCGCCCGCCCACGTTATCGCAGCTGGACGCAGACGGCTGA
- a CDS encoding MarR family winged helix-turn-helix transcriptional regulator — protein MSLHKSMAPPAAEQGFMAGYLDALSLVERLHRLLLDVIKDEFERVGVLDINAVQALLLFNIGDNEVTAGELKSRGYYQGSNVSYNLKKLVEMEYMHHQKCEIDRRSVRVRLTPKGREIRDVVTDLFGRHAEGMQAHGVLGTDGIDQIAGSLRRVERYWTDQIRYIY, from the coding sequence ATGAGTTTGCACAAATCCATGGCGCCCCCAGCCGCCGAACAGGGCTTCATGGCCGGATATTTGGACGCCTTGTCACTAGTCGAGCGGTTGCACCGCTTGCTGCTGGACGTCATCAAGGACGAATTCGAGCGCGTCGGCGTGTTAGATATAAACGCAGTGCAGGCGCTGCTTTTGTTCAACATCGGCGATAATGAGGTGACGGCCGGCGAATTGAAATCGCGCGGCTATTACCAAGGCAGCAACGTCAGCTACAACCTCAAGAAACTGGTCGAAATGGAATATATGCACCACCAAAAGTGCGAAATCGACCGCAGGTCCGTGCGCGTGCGCCTGACGCCCAAAGGACGCGAGATCCGCGACGTTGTAACCGACCTCTTTGGACGGCATGCCGAAGGGATGCAGGCGCATGGCGTTCTGGGGACAGACGGGATCGACCAGATCGCCGGGTCGCTGCGCCGGGTGGAGCGATACTGGACCGATCAGATTCGCTATATCTATTAA
- a CDS encoding succinate dehydrogenase assembly factor 2 has product MSESRDIRLRRLTMRSMRRGIREMDIILMRYSRARLDGLTDAQLDIYDALLDENDQDIYQWVSGQVAAPGQYRAIIEDISAVPDTA; this is encoded by the coding sequence ATGAGTGAGTCTCGCGATATCCGCCTTCGCAGGCTGACCATGCGCTCAATGCGGCGGGGTATTCGCGAGATGGACATCATTTTGATGCGCTACTCCCGCGCGCGCCTTGACGGGCTGACTGATGCGCAACTTGATATCTACGATGCGCTGCTGGATGAAAACGATCAGGATATCTATCAGTGGGTCAGCGGCCAAGTCGCCGCCCCCGGGCAGTATCGCGCAATTATAGAAGATATCTCTGCGGTGCCTGATACAGCGTAA
- a CDS encoding helix-turn-helix domain-containing protein — protein MNDETNEEWFDPEATTFGDRLAGAREIAGMTQAQLAKRIGVKKKTLEDWEDDIRDPRAMRLSMLAGLLNVSLLWLLTGEGDGPGDLGTATSYVRGSHQLLDEIRNISAQMSLNAERLLRVEQELHALLKDEDE, from the coding sequence ATGAACGATGAGACGAATGAGGAATGGTTCGACCCAGAGGCAACAACCTTCGGCGACCGTCTGGCCGGTGCACGCGAGATTGCGGGGATGACGCAAGCCCAACTGGCCAAACGCATAGGCGTTAAGAAAAAGACGCTGGAAGATTGGGAAGACGACATTCGCGATCCACGCGCGATGCGACTGTCGATGCTGGCGGGCTTGCTGAATGTTTCGCTGCTGTGGCTGCTGACCGGCGAGGGCGATGGGCCCGGCGATCTGGGGACTGCGACAAGCTATGTGCGCGGCAGCCACCAATTGCTGGACGAAATCCGCAACATTTCGGCGCAAATGTCCCTAAACGCCGAGCGTCTGCTGCGCGTCGAGCAGGAACTTCACGCACTTTTGAAAGACGAAGATGAGTGA
- a CDS encoding pyridoxal phosphate-dependent aminotransferase produces the protein MISLSKTLSRVKPSPTIAVSTKARELKEAGRDVIGLGAGEPDFDTPENIREAGKRAIDEGKTRYTAPDGIPELKQAICAKMKRDNNLDYVPAQVSVGTGGKQILYNALMATLNPGDEVVIPAPYWVSYPDMVLLAGGEPVFVEASMDTAYKITADQLDAAITPQTKWFIFNSPSNPTGAGYSWNELKALTDVLLRHPHVMIMTDDMYEHLVFDDFKFCTPAEVEPKLYDRTLTCNGISKAYAMTGWRIGYAAGPEYLIAAMRKIQSQSTSNPCSISQWAAVEALNGTQDFIPKHNEIFQRRRDLVVGMLNDAKGIECPVPEGAFYVYPSIAGCIGKTAPSGTKITDDEVFATALLEDKGVAVVFGAAFGLSPNFRVSYATSDEALLDACTRIQDFCKSLT, from the coding sequence ATGATCAGCCTGTCCAAGACCCTGTCGCGGGTAAAGCCATCGCCCACCATCGCAGTCAGCACCAAGGCACGCGAGCTAAAGGAAGCCGGCCGCGACGTGATCGGCCTAGGCGCCGGTGAGCCAGATTTTGACACTCCCGAAAATATCCGCGAGGCCGGAAAGCGCGCCATCGACGAAGGCAAGACGCGCTATACCGCCCCCGACGGCATCCCCGAGCTGAAGCAGGCGATCTGCGCCAAGATGAAGCGCGATAATAATCTGGACTATGTCCCGGCGCAGGTCAGTGTCGGCACCGGAGGCAAGCAGATCCTCTACAATGCCCTCATGGCCACGCTGAATCCCGGCGACGAAGTGGTGATCCCCGCGCCTTACTGGGTCAGCTATCCCGACATGGTGTTGCTCGCGGGCGGGGAGCCTGTGTTCGTCGAGGCGAGCATGGATACCGCCTACAAGATCACCGCCGATCAGCTGGATGCGGCCATCACTCCGCAAACCAAGTGGTTCATCTTTAACTCGCCGTCGAATCCCACTGGCGCCGGATATAGCTGGAACGAGCTAAAGGCGCTGACGGACGTTTTGCTGCGCCATCCCCACGTCATGATCATGACCGACGATATGTACGAGCATCTGGTGTTCGACGATTTCAAATTCTGCACCCCCGCCGAGGTCGAGCCGAAGCTGTATGACCGCACGTTGACCTGCAATGGCATCAGCAAGGCCTATGCTATGACCGGATGGCGCATTGGCTATGCCGCCGGTCCCGAATACCTGATCGCCGCCATGCGCAAAATCCAGAGCCAGAGTACCTCGAACCCGTGCAGCATCAGCCAATGGGCGGCTGTCGAGGCGCTGAACGGGACGCAGGACTTCATCCCCAAGCATAACGAGATTTTCCAGCGCCGCCGGGATCTGGTGGTCGGGATGCTCAATGACGCAAAGGGTATCGAGTGCCCGGTGCCCGAGGGCGCATTCTATGTGTATCCGTCGATTGCAGGCTGCATCGGCAAGACGGCACCCAGCGGCACCAAGATTACCGATGACGAGGTGTTCGCGACTGCGCTGCTAGAGGACAAGGGTGTCGCCGTTGTTTTCGGCGCGGCATTCGGGCTATCGCCTAACTTCCGCGTCAGCTACGCTACCTCGGACGAGGCGTTGCTCGATGCCTGCACTCGGATTCAGGACTTTTGCAAGAGCCTGACCTGA
- a CDS encoding MATE family efflux transporter translates to MQSAPSYRRDARSLLSLGMPLIGSHLAQMAIQLTDAIMLGWYGVEALAAQVLAHMFFFTFFIVGSGFAFAVMPMVATACAEGDERQVRRITRMGCWASLAFAALVLPFMVGSETIFLALAQKPATSALAADYLRIAGWVIVPALIVMVLKSYLAALERTQVVLWLTVGGVALNACVNYALIFGNLGFPEMGVRGAAIASLGVTSLTLVALCIYVAIATPEHSLFARVWRPDWDALRDVVRLGWPIGVTNLAETGLFAASSVMMGWLGTLQLAAHGIALQVVSVTFMIHLGLSNAATVRAGQSFGRRDRASLRSGALVAAMLSGGVALTTAAIMLAIPELLVAGFISPTEPDRAAVMVIGTGLLAAAAVFQLADAGQVMALGLLRAVRDTRAPMIIAGISYWVIGIPVSYVLGFPMGLGGIGVWIGLAIGLVAASVLLGVRFWRWTDRWDA, encoded by the coding sequence ATGCAATCCGCCCCTTCATACCGCCGCGACGCGCGGTCCCTCCTGTCGCTGGGAATGCCGCTGATCGGCAGCCACTTGGCGCAGATGGCGATTCAACTAACCGACGCCATCATGCTGGGCTGGTACGGGGTCGAGGCGCTGGCCGCGCAAGTGCTTGCGCATATGTTCTTTTTCACGTTTTTCATCGTCGGGTCCGGTTTTGCCTTTGCGGTCATGCCTATGGTCGCGACCGCTTGCGCCGAAGGGGACGAGCGTCAGGTCAGGCGCATCACGCGCATGGGCTGCTGGGCGTCATTGGCCTTTGCCGCGCTGGTCCTGCCGTTCATGGTTGGGTCAGAGACGATCTTTTTGGCGCTGGCGCAGAAACCGGCGACATCTGCATTGGCCGCTGATTACTTGCGCATCGCGGGCTGGGTCATTGTGCCTGCGCTGATCGTGATGGTGCTGAAGTCATACCTGGCCGCGCTGGAGAGGACACAGGTGGTGCTGTGGCTGACCGTGGGCGGCGTCGCGCTGAACGCGTGCGTTAACTATGCGCTGATCTTTGGCAATCTGGGATTTCCAGAAATGGGCGTGCGCGGCGCGGCCATCGCCTCGCTGGGCGTGACCAGTCTGACGCTGGTGGCGCTGTGCATCTATGTCGCGATCGCTACGCCCGAACATTCGCTGTTCGCCCGCGTCTGGCGGCCCGATTGGGACGCGCTGCGCGACGTCGTCCGGCTGGGCTGGCCTATCGGTGTGACCAATCTGGCTGAGACAGGACTGTTTGCCGCGTCGTCGGTGATGATGGGCTGGCTGGGCACGCTGCAATTGGCGGCGCATGGTATCGCCCTGCAAGTGGTGTCGGTTACGTTCATGATCCATTTGGGCCTGTCCAATGCCGCCACGGTGCGTGCAGGTCAATCCTTTGGGCGGCGCGACCGGGCCAGCTTGCGCTCGGGTGCGCTGGTTGCGGCGATGCTCTCGGGGGGGGTTGCGCTGACCACGGCGGCGATCATGCTGGCGATCCCTGAATTACTGGTCGCGGGGTTTATTAGCCCGACCGAACCGGACCGCGCAGCCGTTATGGTCATCGGGACCGGCCTGCTGGCTGCGGCGGCGGTGTTTCAGCTGGCCGATGCGGGGCAGGTCATGGCGTTGGGCCTGTTGCGTGCGGTGCGCGATACGCGCGCGCCAATGATCATCGCCGGGATCAGCTACTGGGTGATCGGGATACCTGTCAGCTATGTTCTGGGATTTCCTATGGGGCTGGGCGGCATAGGCGTGTGGATCGGGCTGGCGATCGGTCTGGTAGCCGCATCGGTACTGCTGGGCGTGCGGTTCTGGCGCTGGACGGACCGCTGGGACGCCTGA
- a CDS encoding precorrin-2 dehydrogenase/sirohydrochlorin ferrochelatase family protein, whose product MNVVDQPDLCDANAPSIADRSPVVLAIGTEGTEGTEGTEGTEGTEGTEGKAPVLARQIKTRLEETLEPRLGDLPALAGRLRDRAAMRHGPREQRDLWRWVFGSSLHHRIEHPLSTVFPAICTDRNVVRFGVKAALRRTGVAS is encoded by the coding sequence GTGAACGTCGTAGATCAACCAGACCTGTGCGATGCAAATGCGCCGTCAATCGCGGATCGCTCTCCGGTCGTTTTGGCGATTGGCACAGAAGGCACAGAAGGCACAGAAGGCACAGAAGGCACAGAAGGCACAGAAGGCACAGAAGGCAAGGCCCCTGTGTTGGCTCGCCAAATCAAGACACGGCTGGAGGAAACGTTGGAACCTCGTTTGGGGGACCTCCCGGCCCTCGCCGGACGCCTTCGCGACCGCGCCGCGATGCGCCATGGCCCGCGTGAGCAGCGCGATTTGTGGCGGTGGGTTTTTGGCTCGTCACTTCATCACCGCATTGAACATCCGCTCTCGACTGTTTTTCCAGCCATTTGCACCGATCGCAACGTCGTGCGCTTTGGGGTCAAAGCAGCCCTTCGTCGCACCGGCGTTGCATCGTGA